A stretch of the Lytechinus variegatus isolate NC3 chromosome 5, Lvar_3.0, whole genome shotgun sequence genome encodes the following:
- the LOC121416109 gene encoding ADAMTS-like protein 5 isoform X1 has protein sequence MIPGPLRNKSDLYKREELKIKRDMMVGICYTRACFIPAIICLLWSGSVNSEDAKHSQVDKIDVRSASRSLIDWRHRVRRASLTSVWSSWSGWSACSRTCGGGAQFKTRHCMSRIPMRYMTGALTCPGDRRKYRTCNIKDCPHHHLDYRSAQCAVFNQRDIQGNIIREWLPVYNSQEECELVCHTSDGAYMYTFGRVLDGTRCRFEDRDMCINGKCNKVGCDGVLYSNLTKDSCGVCGGLNETCGYVRNVYTDEYPVKGYYRYSKIGSIPAGATNIRINDKSGLNYIAIKDESNNFILNGDWTISWPGSYEAAGTSIFYDRKNDGLENVIADGPLNSSLNLMIIFRERNPGVEYEYWLPPKTKDNEVHSINYNNEIQMLPFLPEVLKGTPEKKKFGTIESTNKKQLPEREESVPPASSPAGNEKRPALKSSGKKSKRKNKNNNTRKEKCGKCKRVKGRSVHFCKGSYAILFEVVGQATIDGETRYDVAIEESFKNQMQLNHREYLWVTNSCPCPKLRTGGRYIATGDRVTDLESGESRLTLERENLVVKYKAGLRESWNRLQRKEESICSKYL, from the exons AGACATGATGGTTGGGATTTGTTACACCAGAGCCTGTTTCATTCCCGCTATTATCTGTCTTCTTTGGAGTGGTTCCGTTAACAGTGAAGATGCTAAGCATAGTCAG GTGGATAAGATTGACGTAAGAAGTGCATCGAGATCGCTTATTGACTGGCGACATCGTGTACGACGGGCATCATTGACCAGCGTGTGGTCATCATGGAGTGGATGGTCAGCGTGTTCGAGAACGTGTGGCGGTGGAGCACAGTTTAAGACCAGACATTGTATGAGTAG GATTCCGATGAGGTATATGACAGGAGCTCTGACCTGCCCAGGAGACAGGAGAAAGTATCGAACGTGTAATATAAAG GACTGTCCCCACCATCATCTTGACTACAGATCAGCTCAGTGTGCTGTCTTCAACCAACGTGATATTCAAGGGAATATAATCAGAGAATGGCTACCAGTATACAATT CTCAAGAGGAATGTGAGTTAGTATGTCATACATCTGATGGAGCCTATATGTATACATTTGGAAGAGTACTGGATGGAACGCGTTGCCGATTTGAAGATCGGGATATGTGTATCAATGGAAAATGTAAT AAAGTTGGATGTGACGGAGtattatattccaatctgaccAAGGATTCATGTGGTGTTTGTGGAGGGCTCAATGAGACATGTGGATACGTTAGGAATGTATATACAGATGAATATCCAGTAAAAG GTTATTACAGGTATAGTAAGATTGGGTCAATACCAGCTGGAGCTACCAACATCAGGATCAATGATAAAAGTGGACTCAATTATATAG CCATAAAGGACGAGtccaataatttcattttgaatggTGACTGGACCATTAGCTGGCCTGGAAGCTATGAAGCAGCTGGTACATCTATATTCTATGATAGAAAGAATGATGGATTGGAAAATGTGATAGCTGATGGACCTCTTAATAGTTCATTAAATCTTATG ATCATATTTCGGGAGCGCAACCCAGGTGTGGAGTATGAGTATTGGCTCCCACCCAAGACTAAAGATAATGAAGTACATAGTATCAACTATAACAATGAGATACAGATGCTTCCATTCTTACCAGAAGTATTAAAAGGAACAccagaaaagaagaaatttggTACAATTG AATCAACAAATAAGAAGCAACTCCCTGAACGTGAAGAATCTGTTCCGCCCGCCTCATCGCCAGCAGGCAACGAGAAAAGGCCGGCATTAAAGAGTTCTGGTAAAAAGagtaaaagaaagaacaaaaacaataatactCGAAAAG agaaatGCGGCAAATGCAAAAGGGTGAAGGGTCGATCGGTGCACTTCTGTAAAGGGTCCTATG CAATCTTATTTGAAGTCGTCGGCCAGGCAACCATCGATGGCGAAACACGATACGACGTTGCCATCGAGGAGAGCTTCAAAAACCAGATGCAACTTAACCATCGGGAGTACTTATGGGTTACCAACTCATGCCCCTGCCCTAAGCTACGAACAGGTGGTCGATATATCGCAACCGGTGATCGAGTCACGGACTTAGAGTCAGGCGAGAGCAGATTAACTTTAGAGCGGGAAAACTTGGTTGTCAAGTACAAAGCAGGATTGAGAGAATCTTGGAATCGATTGCAAAGGAAAGAAGAATCCATTTGCTCTAAATATCTCTGA
- the LOC121416109 gene encoding ADAMTS-like protein 5 isoform X2: MMVGICYTRACFIPAIICLLWSGSVNSEDAKHSQVDKIDVRSASRSLIDWRHRVRRASLTSVWSSWSGWSACSRTCGGGAQFKTRHCMSRIPMRYMTGALTCPGDRRKYRTCNIKDCPHHHLDYRSAQCAVFNQRDIQGNIIREWLPVYNSQEECELVCHTSDGAYMYTFGRVLDGTRCRFEDRDMCINGKCNKVGCDGVLYSNLTKDSCGVCGGLNETCGYVRNVYTDEYPVKGYYRYSKIGSIPAGATNIRINDKSGLNYIAIKDESNNFILNGDWTISWPGSYEAAGTSIFYDRKNDGLENVIADGPLNSSLNLMIIFRERNPGVEYEYWLPPKTKDNEVHSINYNNEIQMLPFLPEVLKGTPEKKKFGTIESTNKKQLPEREESVPPASSPAGNEKRPALKSSGKKSKRKNKNNNTRKEKCGKCKRVKGRSVHFCKGSYAILFEVVGQATIDGETRYDVAIEESFKNQMQLNHREYLWVTNSCPCPKLRTGGRYIATGDRVTDLESGESRLTLERENLVVKYKAGLRESWNRLQRKEESICSKYL, encoded by the exons ATGATGGTTGGGATTTGTTACACCAGAGCCTGTTTCATTCCCGCTATTATCTGTCTTCTTTGGAGTGGTTCCGTTAACAGTGAAGATGCTAAGCATAGTCAG GTGGATAAGATTGACGTAAGAAGTGCATCGAGATCGCTTATTGACTGGCGACATCGTGTACGACGGGCATCATTGACCAGCGTGTGGTCATCATGGAGTGGATGGTCAGCGTGTTCGAGAACGTGTGGCGGTGGAGCACAGTTTAAGACCAGACATTGTATGAGTAG GATTCCGATGAGGTATATGACAGGAGCTCTGACCTGCCCAGGAGACAGGAGAAAGTATCGAACGTGTAATATAAAG GACTGTCCCCACCATCATCTTGACTACAGATCAGCTCAGTGTGCTGTCTTCAACCAACGTGATATTCAAGGGAATATAATCAGAGAATGGCTACCAGTATACAATT CTCAAGAGGAATGTGAGTTAGTATGTCATACATCTGATGGAGCCTATATGTATACATTTGGAAGAGTACTGGATGGAACGCGTTGCCGATTTGAAGATCGGGATATGTGTATCAATGGAAAATGTAAT AAAGTTGGATGTGACGGAGtattatattccaatctgaccAAGGATTCATGTGGTGTTTGTGGAGGGCTCAATGAGACATGTGGATACGTTAGGAATGTATATACAGATGAATATCCAGTAAAAG GTTATTACAGGTATAGTAAGATTGGGTCAATACCAGCTGGAGCTACCAACATCAGGATCAATGATAAAAGTGGACTCAATTATATAG CCATAAAGGACGAGtccaataatttcattttgaatggTGACTGGACCATTAGCTGGCCTGGAAGCTATGAAGCAGCTGGTACATCTATATTCTATGATAGAAAGAATGATGGATTGGAAAATGTGATAGCTGATGGACCTCTTAATAGTTCATTAAATCTTATG ATCATATTTCGGGAGCGCAACCCAGGTGTGGAGTATGAGTATTGGCTCCCACCCAAGACTAAAGATAATGAAGTACATAGTATCAACTATAACAATGAGATACAGATGCTTCCATTCTTACCAGAAGTATTAAAAGGAACAccagaaaagaagaaatttggTACAATTG AATCAACAAATAAGAAGCAACTCCCTGAACGTGAAGAATCTGTTCCGCCCGCCTCATCGCCAGCAGGCAACGAGAAAAGGCCGGCATTAAAGAGTTCTGGTAAAAAGagtaaaagaaagaacaaaaacaataatactCGAAAAG agaaatGCGGCAAATGCAAAAGGGTGAAGGGTCGATCGGTGCACTTCTGTAAAGGGTCCTATG CAATCTTATTTGAAGTCGTCGGCCAGGCAACCATCGATGGCGAAACACGATACGACGTTGCCATCGAGGAGAGCTTCAAAAACCAGATGCAACTTAACCATCGGGAGTACTTATGGGTTACCAACTCATGCCCCTGCCCTAAGCTACGAACAGGTGGTCGATATATCGCAACCGGTGATCGAGTCACGGACTTAGAGTCAGGCGAGAGCAGATTAACTTTAGAGCGGGAAAACTTGGTTGTCAAGTACAAAGCAGGATTGAGAGAATCTTGGAATCGATTGCAAAGGAAAGAAGAATCCATTTGCTCTAAATATCTCTGA